Within the Vagococcus carniphilus genome, the region CAGATAGAAAAACCTGCTAAAGAAGCTAAAGTTCCAAAAGATAAAATGCAGGAAAAGGAAACAAATATTCATTTTGAATTACCTGAAGAGGTCGATAATCCAGATTATATTCTTCCTTCGATTGATTTATTAAATGATATTCCTCTGACAGATCAGAGTAAGGAGTATAAATTAGTTGAAAAAAATGTACAGGTATTAGAACGAACTTTTGATAGTTTTGGTGTGGATGCTAAAGTTGTCAGAGCAAGTTTAGGCCCTTCTGTTACAAAGTTTGAAATTCAACCAGCTGTAGGTGTTAAGGTGAGTAAAATTGTTAGTTTAACAGATGACTTAGCTCTAGCATTAGCAGCTAAAGATATTCGAATGGAGGCACCTATTCCTGGTAAATCATTAATTGGTATTGAGGTGCCAAACCAAACAACTAGCATGGTCTCCTTCAGAGATGTTATTGAATCTGGTGAAAGTAATCCTGAGAGTTTACTAGAGGTTCCACTTGGTAGAAGTATTTCAGGTGAAGTTATGAATGCCGATTTAACGAAAATGCCCCATTTATTAATAGCTGGATCAACTGGTAGTGGTAAGTCCGTTTGTATTAACGGGATTATCTCTTGTCTACTAATGAAGGCAAAACCAAATCAAGTTAAATTGATGATGATTGACCCGAAAATGGTAGAGTTAAATGTTTATAATGGCATTCCTCATTTGCTAACACCGGTTGTAACTAATCCAAGAAAAGCAGCTCAAGCACTCCAAAAAGTTGTTGAAGAGATGGAACGTCGTTATGAGTTATTTGCTGGTTTTGGTGTTAGAAATATGAATGGCTATAACGATATGGTAAGACGTCATAATGCAGAAACGGGAGAAACTAAATCTGTTCTTCCTTTCATTGTTGTAATCGTAGATGAGTTGGCAGATTTAATGATGGTGGCTAGTAACGAAGTTGAAGATGCTATTATCCGTTTAGCTCAGATGGCTCGTGCCGCAGGAATTCACATGATTCTAGCAACGCAACGACCAAGTGTTGATGTTATTACCGGAATTATTAAAGCAAACGTACCTTCAAGAATCGCTTTTGCTGTTTCAAGCGGGATTGATTCTCGTACGATTATTGATGGAAATGGTGCTGAAAAGCTACTTGGTCGAGGAGATATGCTCTTTGTACCAATGGGAGAAAATAAACCGATTCGTGTTCAAGGAGCCTTCATTTCTGATCAAGAAGTTGAAAATATCGTTGAATTTGTAACGAGTCAACAAGAAGCTGATTATCAAGAACACATGATGCCATCAGATGAAGTTGAAACGTCGTCAGGCACTGCTGATTCAGTTGATGAGTATTTTGAGGATGCTAAAGCTTTAATTATCGAAATGCAAACGGCAAGTATCTCATTACTTCAACGTCGCTTTAGAATAGGGTATAATCGTGCAGCTAGATTGATTGATGAACTAGAAGAGCATGGTGTTGTAGGACCTTCTGAGGGAAGTAAACCAAGAAAAGTATTACTAACTTATTTACCTGAAGAAGAAACAACCGAATAATAGACAAAAAAGTCAAAGGTCATATTACTTAACAAGTTTAAGTAAAATAATCTTTGACTTTTTTTTTTAGTCATCAAATGTACCTTGAAGGAAAGTTGATTCATTGTAATTAACTGATTGTCTTAATTGATGAGCCAATTCAGATGAAATCTTACCTTGCTCGAAAAGGCATTGAATAACGGTTCTTTCTTCATCTAAAGTTTTTAAGAAGTATTCTTGATAAACAATCTGATACTCTTCTTGTTGTCTTAATTGATAATTAGTAATGCGGTCAATCTTACTTTGATATTCTAAAATAATTTGATGCAAAATAGAGTTCTTTAAGACAAAATGTTCATCCGAAGTATCTAGTTCATTTTGACAAGATTTAAGAGCACTTATGGCTTGTTTTGAACTTTCATTTTCTAGTAAAATGACGCTTCTTTGGTTACTTTTCGGATCATATTTTTGATGTAAAAATGTTTTAAGAAGTAGTCTTTTAGTTCTTTTTTTAGCTTTGAATAAAGATTGCTTCATGACGATTGTAAAGTTAGTGCTGTGGGCACGTTTTTTATATTTGAGCATTTGTAAATAATTTTTAGCAATTGTTCTTGGAAAATCATGTTCATTCGTTAATTTCATGACGGCATTGAATTCATTTTGAACGGCAATTTGTCTATAATCCATCTCAATTTTATGATAGAGCTCGTTCGATGTAATCGTATCATTTAAATAAAGAGTTTTTAACTGTTTATCTAAGTCGTTTAAAATATCTGTTACAACAGTTTTGTTTTCTGTCTTAAGTTCTTTTTGAAGTTCGTTAATGGCTTTTTTAGTCATTAGCTTCTTAGCTTCAACCTCAGATAAATCTGAATGAACGTTACTTTCTTCGAATTCTGTATCCATAAAAGCTTCATCCCCCGTTAAAATTAAACGAGTTCTTTTCTTAGTTAGAACTGGAAGGGCGATAACTGCCACAATTAAACTAGTCAAGATAACACCACTGGCTAGGAAGATTATCAAGTAGCGTTCTTTAAATATTTCACCATCTAGTAAAAAGAATGGAATAGAAAGAACCATAGCCATTGTAACGGCTCCACGAACCCCTGTTAGTCCAGTTAAAAGGGCTGTGTAAAATTTAGGCTTAACATTAACTAAATTTCTAGATTTAAAGTAACTAAACCACATGTAACCATATGACCAAATGGTCCGAATAATTAAAAGAATTAACCAAATAATAATAACGTAACCAATCAATGTCCAATTGTTAATCGCCGGATTTATGATGGCAGAATGCATTGCAAATGGTAGGGATGCTCCTAAGACAACAAAGACAATCCCGTTTAGTTGGTAAATAATAATATCCCAAACTCTTGTGGAAACTAACTTTATTTCAGAGTATTGTCTTCTATAAAGTGGTTCTTGTTGGATAGAAACAACTCCTGCAACAACAACTGCAATTACGCCTGAAGCATGAAATATTTCTGCTGCAATAAAGATTATAAAAGGTGTTAATACTTGAAGTGATACATGTAAAATCACATCTTGTATCCCTTGTCGCAATAAAATAGTTTCAACAAAATAAAATAATTTAGATAAAAGAAAACCGACCAACATGCCAATAAACGCCATATAAAGAAAATCTGTTGTTGCTGTTTTAACAGAAAATGACCCTGTTAAAAAGGCTGCTAATGCGTACTTAAAAGCAATTAAACCACTGGCGTCATTGATTAAACTTTCACCACTTATCAAACTTAGAAGTCTCTTGGGGAGTTTGACTTGTTCAGCAATCCCTTGAACGGCAACCGGATCAGTTGGAGAAAGAACAGCTGCTAGAGCAAACGAAAGTGGTAGTGAAATCTCTGCTACAAAAAAGTTAATTAAGAAGCCACCTAAGAGAGTTGTCAGTAGAACTAACCAAATCGCATTGGCAAAAATCGGGGCTCGTAATTCCCAGAGTTCTTTTTTTGGAAAATGCTTAGCATCTGCGTAAAGTAAGGGCGCAATAAAGAGTAGCATAAACCAATCCGTTTCAAGTTCAATTTTGACATTTAACAGCAAAGCAGCCATTACACCTAGGGCAATTTCAATTAACGCTGTGGGCATAAAAACCATATAATGACTAATTATATTTGAAATGATAACGAGTAAAATCAGTAAAATAGTTGTTTCTAAAACGGCCATAAAATACCTCCTTTTTATATTCTTTCTTATTATAACAAAAAAATTTGCCCGTTTTTAGATAAATAGTGTTTTTCATCAGACAAATGCTCATCTTACAAAACTGTTCGTTTGTCGTTAGGTCAATGAATGTTCTTATCTAGGGATTTTTAATAAACTATGAGTAAGAAAATATTAGAAAGAGGTCTAATCATGTTAGAAATTAATAATGTTACAAAAACATATGGAGAAAATATTAAATATCAAGCACTTAAAGGAATCAACCTGACTGTCAATGAAGGAGAATTCGTGGGTGTTATGGGACCTTCTGGTAGTGGGAAATCAACTTTACTTAACTTAATTGGTACGATTGATAAACCAACCTCTGGAACAGTTTCATTAGATGGTTTTGAACCAGCTAAGTTAAATCAAGAACAATTAGCTAAATTCAGACGGAATCAATTAGGTTTTGTTTTTCAAAGTTTTAATCTAATGCCAACACTTACGGTAGAAGAGAATATTGTTTTACCATTAACTCTTGATGGTGAAAAAGTAAGTGTCATGAAGAAAAAACTACATGAGGTTTCTGCAACATTAGGAATTGATAGTTTGTTAAAGAAAAGAATTGCAACTATCTCTGGTGGACAAGCTCAACGCGTGGCGATTGCTCGAGCGATGATTCATCAACCAAAATTATTACTGGCAGATGAGCCTACAGGTAACTTAGATACTAAGTCTTCAAAAGATGTTATGGGCCTATTATCAGACTTAAATCAAGAAGAAAAATCAACTATCTTAATGGTGACTCATGATCCATTTGCAGCTAGTTACTGTGAAAAAATTATTTTTATTAAAGATGGTGAATTAGTTCAACAAATTCAACGTAACGGTAGTCGTTCTGAGTTTTACGACGTTA harbors:
- a CDS encoding DNA translocase FtsK is translated as MAKKKKGKAPTKKQKQQQEKTTYFLIGVAFIIFGILGGLKLGFLGILMANVFRFLVGNTYVVMAVLLILYGFLLIFMGKDPKFKRKSIWIGALVFYLSFLLFVEIGLFKQINRDTAIITLTWQKIFADIKVNKITQSVGGGMLGATIYSATYFLVSKFGSYVVSFTGMIIGALLVFNVGLTDVIEKIRAWGGNAFNSMDEKKQQLAEKQEEKKKLKSENEKKKLSENNVRKLTPGEELAQTNKEVTSEPDIESEQMTLEIDSYQDNYQKKQIEKPAKEAKVPKDKMQEKETNIHFELPEEVDNPDYILPSIDLLNDIPLTDQSKEYKLVEKNVQVLERTFDSFGVDAKVVRASLGPSVTKFEIQPAVGVKVSKIVSLTDDLALALAAKDIRMEAPIPGKSLIGIEVPNQTTSMVSFRDVIESGESNPESLLEVPLGRSISGEVMNADLTKMPHLLIAGSTGSGKSVCINGIISCLLMKAKPNQVKLMMIDPKMVELNVYNGIPHLLTPVVTNPRKAAQALQKVVEEMERRYELFAGFGVRNMNGYNDMVRRHNAETGETKSVLPFIVVIVDELADLMMVASNEVEDAIIRLAQMARAAGIHMILATQRPSVDVITGIIKANVPSRIAFAVSSGIDSRTIIDGNGAEKLLGRGDMLFVPMGENKPIRVQGAFISDQEVENIVEFVTSQQEADYQEHMMPSDEVETSSGTADSVDEYFEDAKALIIEMQTASISLLQRRFRIGYNRAARLIDELEEHGVVGPSEGSKPRKVLLTYLPEEETTE
- a CDS encoding Na+/H+ antiporter, with product MAVLETTILLILLVIISNIISHYMVFMPTALIEIALGVMAALLLNVKIELETDWFMLLFIAPLLYADAKHFPKKELWELRAPIFANAIWLVLLTTLLGGFLINFFVAEISLPLSFALAAVLSPTDPVAVQGIAEQVKLPKRLLSLISGESLINDASGLIAFKYALAAFLTGSFSVKTATTDFLYMAFIGMLVGFLLSKLFYFVETILLRQGIQDVILHVSLQVLTPFIIFIAAEIFHASGVIAVVVAGVVSIQQEPLYRRQYSEIKLVSTRVWDIIIYQLNGIVFVVLGASLPFAMHSAIINPAINNWTLIGYVIIIWLILLIIRTIWSYGYMWFSYFKSRNLVNVKPKFYTALLTGLTGVRGAVTMAMVLSIPFFLLDGEIFKERYLIIFLASGVILTSLIVAVIALPVLTKKRTRLILTGDEAFMDTEFEESNVHSDLSEVEAKKLMTKKAINELQKELKTENKTVVTDILNDLDKQLKTLYLNDTITSNELYHKIEMDYRQIAVQNEFNAVMKLTNEHDFPRTIAKNYLQMLKYKKRAHSTNFTIVMKQSLFKAKKRTKRLLLKTFLHQKYDPKSNQRSVILLENESSKQAISALKSCQNELDTSDEHFVLKNSILHQIILEYQSKIDRITNYQLRQQEEYQIVYQEYFLKTLDEERTVIQCLFEQGKISSELAHQLRQSVNYNESTFLQGTFDD
- a CDS encoding ABC transporter ATP-binding protein, whose translation is MLEINNVTKTYGENIKYQALKGINLTVNEGEFVGVMGPSGSGKSTLLNLIGTIDKPTSGTVSLDGFEPAKLNQEQLAKFRRNQLGFVFQSFNLMPTLTVEENIVLPLTLDGEKVSVMKKKLHEVSATLGIDSLLKKRIATISGGQAQRVAIARAMIHQPKLLLADEPTGNLDTKSSKDVMGLLSDLNQEEKSTILMVTHDPFAASYCEKIIFIKDGELVQQIQRNGSRSEFYDVILESLRELEGVSDEI